The Cloeon dipterum chromosome X, ieCloDipt1.1, whole genome shotgun sequence genome includes a window with the following:
- the LOC135944948 gene encoding RNA-binding protein 48: MEILPHHVQQNLCTSRPQYRQGRKLTAVKVYTIAGESRHLLFHGVPDLNLRDELKTKLSKYGKLESLAELPNYKDAEQFTKVYHAVFCDIKNARFTKRKLDATSFYGGVFHVCYAPEMENVEEVKLKMDLRKADVLKRLRTNSRSTEAKSNFKLEEYDRNIPAKSISDNQQYGASSKGVIYGPQLPTALTQTETPELKITSKMFIPRQLQKRAFTALSSMEMQSNKRARKD, translated from the exons atggaaattcttCCGCACCATGTTCAACAAAACCTGTGTACATCAAGACCTCAATATCGCCAAggaagaaaattaactgcTGTCAAA GTGTACACCATAGCAGGCGAGTCTCGGCATTTACTTTTTCATGGAGTGCCTGACTTGAACCTGAGAGATGAGCTGAAAACGAAATTGTCCAAGTATGGAAAGTTGGAAAGCCTTGCTGAACTACCTAATTATAAAGACGCTGAGCAGTTCACAAAGGTTTACCATGCAGTGTTTTGTGACATCAAAAATGCCAG attcacgaaaagaaaattagatGCGACATCTTTTTATGGTGGAGTCTTCCACGTCTGCTATGCCCctgaaatggaaaatgttgaagaagtgaaattaaaaatggactTAAGAAAGGCAGATGTATTAAAAAGGTTGAGAACAAATTCCCG gTCAACGGAAGCAAAgtctaattttaaacttgagGAGTACGATCGAAACATCCCAGCTAAAAGCATAAGTGATAACCAACAATATGGTGCCTCTAGCAAAGGG GTAATCTATGGACCGCAGTTGCCAACGGCGTTGACGCAAACTGAGACACCGGAGTTAAAGATAACTTCAAAGATGTTCATTCCTCGCCAGTTGCAGAAAAGAGCGTTCACTGCTCTCTCGTCTATGGAAATGCAAAGCAATAAGCGCGCAAGAAAAGACTGA
- the eIF3a gene encoding eukaryotic translation initiation factor 3 subunit A produces MARYTQRPENALKKATEFIEVGKQARALDTLYEVFRNKKWVFSWSESVLEPIMFKYLELCVELKKSHIAKEGLFQYRNLFQSVNVGSLENVIRFYLRTAEERTEQAREQSQQAVVDIDDLDNLETPESILLSAVSGEDAQDRSDRTILTPWVKFLWESYCQCLELLRTNSHVETLYHDIARMAFAFCLKYNRKTEFRKLCDKLRKHLEDIQKLTPQVANVSISKPETQQLNQDTRLVQLDSAIQMELWQEAYKAIEDIHGLMNLAKKSPVPKTMANYYQKLALVFWKAGHNLFHAAALFKLFQLSKEMKKNITQEELQKMACRVLIATLSIPLPSAHPEFDRFIETDKSPLEKAQRLAVLLGLFQPPTRQSLLRDILRMNVVSLATPQLQELHQWLEEEFNPLQLCSKVHSIIDRIRADESATGLVQYIPALQDVTHIRLIRQVSQVYQTIEIPRLVELACFATPFHLERLLVDCVRHNDMQIRIDHRKECVHFGIDLSQAQREDKAEGPTLQSMPSEQIRNQLINMGSVLYRAVKIIDPLKKKAEKLRTMQLLVSHYHGIKDREHREVLNRRIIIEERKEMLERLNTVREEEEARRLEELARQQAMAEQKRLTQERQERERKRQENELQQIKDRTLKEKMQQISQTTHGQRILQKLQDDDLKKMDADEIALREVEELQKERRELQQKLKSQEKKVDYFERAKRLEEIPLLVKSFDEKKEQDMLFWEAQEKQRISALKEERELAVKTKKRLLLIMDEKNAFVSRLKEERKAEFKAKEEAFKKKMAEKRLQLLEERKQQRKEHRRRDYIRAKEAEEMRRREEEEARLEEIERKRMEEEQAAELIRKEKEEEEQRVRMEALDRAAEKQRERDREIEERTRNEQASLRERDRGGDGGSRLWKRDDREAPARRPDDWRSRAANGSPPRAKEDAWRPTERRGDDLRRGDDRRGDDRRGPMSRDVPMSRDGPMSRDIPRRGMGEPGSSWRSGGDDSRDTGPRKIEITRRDDRRDDRRDDRDRDFRRRDDDRRDDRRFDRRGGDDRREDRRDDRGGPKLDWRRGPPAGGAEPPVRKEEREEKKPAPERSAPSAPQEEGDDGSWQRVSRK; encoded by the exons ATGGCTAGATACACCCAGCGTCCGGAAAATGCGCTAAAAAAAGCCACCG AATTCATCGAAGTTGGGAAGCAGGCTCGTGCTTTAGACACCTTGTACGAAGTTTTCAGGAACAAGAAATGGGTTTTCAGCTGGAGCGAGAGCGTTCTCGAGCCCATCATGTTCAAATATCTCGAGCTATGCGTGGAATTGAAGAAGTCTCACATAGCCAAAGAGGGGCTCTTTCAATACCGCAACCTCTTCCAGTCCGTGAACGTTGGGTCATTAGAAAACGTTATTCGCTTTTATCTTCGGACAGCGGAAGAGCGGACAGAACAAGCTCGAGAGCAATCTCAGCAAGCTGTGGTTGATATCGATGATTTGGATAATTTGGAAACTCCAGAAAGTATACTTCTGAG TGCTGTAAGTGGTGAGGACGCCCAAGATCGGAGTGATAGAACCATTCTCACCCCATGGGTCAAGTTCCTCTGGGAATCTTACTGTCAGTGCCTCGAACTATTGCGCACAAACAGCCATGTGGAAACGCTGTACCATGACATTGCACGGATG GCCTTTGCTTTCTGCCTGAAGTATAACCGCAAGACTGAGTTCCGCAAGCTATGCGACAAGCTGCGCAAACATTTGGAGGACATCCAGAAGCTGACTCCTCAGGTGGCCAATGTGTCCATCAGCAAGCCGGAGACGCAGCAGCTGAACCAGGACACACGTCTGGTGCAGCTAGACTCTGCCATCCAGATGGAACTGTGGCAGGAGGCGTACAAGGCCATTGAGGACATCCATGGCCTGATGAACTTGGCAAAGAAGTCACCAGTGCCCAAGACCATGGCCAACTACTACCAGAAGCTGGCACTGGTCTTTTGGAAGGCTGGCCACAACCTGTTCCACGCAGCGGCCTTGTTCAAGCTGTTCCAGCTTTCTAAGGAGATGAAGAAGAACATAACGCAGGAGGAGCTGCAAAAGATGGCCTGCAGGGTTCTGATTGCCACGCTGTCCATTCCGCTGCCGTCCGCGCACCCTGAGTTTGACCGCTTCATCGAGACAGACAAGAGCCCTCTGGAGAAGGCGCAGCGTCTGGCAGTGTTGCTTGGCCTCTTCCAGCCGCCCACTAGGCAGTCGCTGCTCAGGGACATTCTGCGCATGAACGTGGTCAGCCTGGCCACCCCGCAGCTGCAGGAGTTGCACCAGTGGCTTGAAGAGGAATTCAATCCGCTGCAGTTGTGCTCTAAGGTGCACAGTATCATTGATCGCATCCGCGCTGACGAGAGCGCCACTGGACTTGTGCAGTACATCCCTGCCCTGCAGGACGTCACCCACATCAGGCTCATCAGACAG GTGTCCCAAGTTTACCAGACGATCGAGATTCCACGCCTGGTTGAGTTGGCGTGTTTCGCCACGCCATTCCACCTGGAGCGGCTGCTCGTGGATTGCGTCAGGCACAACGACATGCAAATTCGCATTGACCACCGCAAGGAATGTGTCCACTTTGGCATTGATCTGTCCCAGGCTCAGCGTGAAGACAAGGCAGAGGGGCCGACCCTGCAGAGCATGCCTAGCGAGCAGATTCGCAACCAGCTCATCAACATGGGTTCTGTCCTGTACAGAGCTGTCAAGATCATCGACCCTCTGAAGAAAAAG GCCGAAAAGTTAAGGACTATGCAGCTGTTGGTGAGTCACTACCACGGTATCAAGGATCGCGAGCACCGTGAAGTGCTGAACCGTCGCATAATCATCGAGGAGCGCAAGGAGATGCTGGAGCGTCTGAACACGGTGCGCGAAGAGGAAGAAGCTCGACGTCTGGAGGAGTTGGCGCGCCAGCAAGCCATGGCCGAGCAGAAAAGGCTGACGCAGGAACGGCAGGAGCGCGAGCGCAAACGCCAGGAGAACGAGCTGCAGCAGATCAAGGACCGCACTCTCAAGGAGAAAATGCAGCAGATCTCGCAGACCACCCACGGCCAGCGCATTTTGCAAAAGCTCCAGGACGAT GATCTGAAGAAAATGGATGCCGATGAAATTGCCCTGAGAGAGGTTGAGGAATTGCAGAAGGAGCGACGGGAGCTGCAGCAGAAGCTCAAGTCTCAGGAGAAGAAGGTTGATTATTTTGAACGTGCCAAGCGCCTTGAAGAAATTCCTCTGCTCGTAAAGTCATTTGACGAGAAAAAg GAACAAGACATGCTTTTCTGGGAGGCACAGGAGAAGCAAAGGATTTCTGCGCTGAAGGAAGAGCGAGAGTTGGCCGTGAAGACCAAGAAGCGGCTGCTGCTGATAATGGACGAGAAGAACGCGTTTGTGTCGCGACTGAAGGAGGAGCGCAAGGCCGAGTTCAAGGCCAAGGAGGAGGCGTTCAAGAAGAAGATGGCTGAGAAGCGCTTGCAGCTGCTGGAGGAGCGCAAGCAGCAGCGCAAGGAGCATCGCCGGCGGGACTATATCAGGGCCAAGGAGGCTGAGGAAATGCGCCGCAGGGAGGAGGAGGAAGCCAGGCTCGAAGAGATTGAGCGAAAGAGGATGGAGGAGGAGCAAGCTGCAGAGCTCATCCGCAAGGAAAAG GAGGAGGAAGAGCAGCGTGTAAGAATGGAGGCCCTCGACAGAGCTGCCGAGAAACAGAGGGAACGCGATCGCGAAATAGAGGAACGCACTAGGAATGAGCAGGCGTCTCTGCGTGAGAGAGACCGCGGAGGCGACGGGGGCTCCAGGCTCTGGAAACGTGATGACAGGGAAGCTCCAGCTCGACGTCCCGACGACTGGCGCTCGCGTGCCGCTAATGGTTCGCCACCAAGAGCCAAGGAGGACGCATGGAGGCCCACCG AACGCAGAGGTGATGATCTCAGGCGAGGCGATGACAGGAGAGGTGACGACAGGAGAGGCCCTATGTCCAGAGATGTCCCCATGTCTAGAGATGGTCCCATGTCTAGAGATATCCCCAGACGTGGT ATGGGCGAGCCAGGAAGCAGTTGGCGATCTGGCGGTGACGATTCTCGCGACACTGGCCCAAG gaaaattgaaattacgcGCAGGGATGACCGCCGTGATGACCGACGTGACGACCGAGACAGAGATTTCCGCCGGCGCGATGATGATCGCAGGGACGACCGCCGCTTTGATAGGCGTGGTGGTGATGACCGTCGCGAAGACAGGAGAGACGACCGCGGCGGCCCGAAGCTTGACTGGCGCCGCGGACCTCCTGCTGGCGGTGCTGAGCCTCCTGTTCGCAAGGAAGAGCGTGAAGAGAAAAAACCAG CCCCTGAACGAAGCGCTCCTTCTGCTCCTCAAGAAGAAGGTGATGACGGAAGCTGGCAGCGCGTGAGTCGCAAGTAA